DNA from Brachyspira aalborgi:
GAAAAAATTTTTACGGAATAAAAGTTCATGAAGAAGCTATAAAAAGAGGAGTTAAAATTACGGGTGCTACAACGCATTTTGTAAACGAAATTGTTGACGGCGGAGAGATTATAATGCAAAAAGCCGTTAAAGTTTTAGATAACGATACGGCGGAAAAATTGCAAAAAAGAGTTATGGAATCTGCCGAATGGATTATACTTCCAAAGACTGTGGAAAAAGTTTGTAAAAGCCTTATTTTATAATTATTTTTAAAATAAATTGATATTTATAAAAAATTTAAAAAGCAATTTGAAAAAAATTATCCTTTCTTTGTTTTATTTATATTTTTCTTTATTTTATTTTTGGCTTTTTCAATTTTATATTCTCTTCCAACCGATTTATAAATGAATCCCAATTTTTTTATTTCTATAAATTTAAGTTTTTCAAAATTAAGAATTTCGTTAGGCAATTCTTTTGCATATCCGTCCCAAATTATATCAATTCTTTCAAGATTAACCAAATTTTTAATTTCTTTTGGTAGTTCTTTTAAGTTTGCGCTTTTAATATGAAGGCTTTTAAGATTAATTAAATTTCCTATTTCTCTTGGAAGCTCTTTCATTTTATAACATTCTATTGTTAAATGTATTAATTTAGTAAAATTTGCAAGCTCTTTTGGAAATTCCTTTAAGCTATAAGATGAATATATCTTAAAATATTCAAGGTTAATTAAATTCCCAAACTCTTTAGGAAATTTTTTTAAATTACTTTCCCATAAAGTGAAATATTTTAGTTTTTTTAAATTTCCTATTTCATGAGGCAATTCTTTTAAATTTTCGCAAGCTATTTCTATATCTTCAAGTTTTGAAAAATTGCATATTTCTTTAGGCAGTTTTACTAATTTATCGCAACTTATTATAAGACTTTTAAGGTTAACAAAATTGGCAATTTCATTAGGAAGTTTTTCTAAATTTTCGCTTCTTAATTTCAAATTCTTTAAGATTAGTAAGATTAAATAATTCTTTCGGAAGTTCGTTTAATTTTTTACAACTTATTTCAAGTTTTTTAAGGTTAGTTAACTTCCCAATTTCTTTTGGCAATTTCTTTAATTTGCAACCGCGAAAACCTCCGATAGTAAGCTCTTCAAGATTAATTAAATTTCCAATATCTTTTGGCAACACTTTTAAGTTTATGGATTTTATATATAGTTCTTTAAGATTTACAAGTTTAAAAATTTCATTTGGAATATAAGAAAAATTTTTTTCCGCTCTAGATAATTCGCCAAGCGTAAGTTCTTTAATATCCAATAGCTTATTTTTATCTTTGGTTTTCAATTCTTTAATATCATATTTTTTAGCCCATTTGTTTAATTTTTCAATATCTTTTTTGGTTAAATTGTTTTGCATTTTAATTTATCCTGTTTAATAAAATTATTTATATATTTTGAAAATTAAAGAATTATAATTTATGCATTATCTAATTTTATATTATCTCTTAAAAATTCATATAATTCAATTATCTTATCGGCTATATCTTCAGCTTCATCTTTTTTAGTAGTATCAATAAATTTGAGATAAACCCAACTACTTCCATATTCTGAACTTTCACCTTCTATACAATTATTAAGGATTTTAGTAATTTTATTTTTAATTTTATCAATATATTTTAATTGATTAATAATATCAGGTTTTTCAGAAAAAACGCTTATGCATAAATGATAATCGAGACGCTGGTCTAATATTATATGAATATCATTATTTTTTCCTATTGGAATATCTATATTTAAAGAATATGAATCTCCAGAAGAAAACCTATAACTAACAAGTTCTTTAGATATAATATTAGCATAAATGCCTTTATTTGTTTTATATTCTTCCACAATTTTTCTTATATATGAATAATATTCTATATCTCTCGATACAAGATTAAGTCTTTTATTTGAAATTACTTTTTGGGCATTTTCCAATAACTCGTAAAATTTATTTAATTTATCAAAACTATCTTTTATTGGTTCGCCCTCGTTTATTAATGATTTAAGATTTAAAAAATCTTCAGTTATTTTTTGTTCCACTTTATTTTCCTCCGTTTCTTTACTTATAAATTTTTCGTTATCTCTTATTTGAATTAAAGCCGAATAAATCGACTGATATTTTTGTTCTTTTAAGAATTCGTATTCTTTATTATTTAAAATTTTATCTTCAATCCAATTTGACATATCGTCATGCGATAAATAATATATTTTATTTTCTTTTTCTAAATCTGAAATTAATTTTTTATCAATACTAAATTCTGACGGTTTATAACCGTATCGGGTTAAATAAACTACAAATATATTATCTTTAATAATTTTATTTTCATTAATTCTATTACTATAATAATCTTGCAATTGGTTTGGTTGGTCGCCAGCTCCAATTTTATTTTCAATTATTATTTCAAAATTATCGGACTGTATAAATAAATCCATTCTACGCTTACTTTCGATTGAAGGATGCTCTTCGCTATAAACACTTATATTGGAAGAATTAATATTTACGCTATCGTTTCCTAATTTTTCTTTAATAATATATTCCGAAAAATCTTTTGCAAAATTTATTTCTTTATTATCATATTTAAATTTTATTTTAAGAATATTATATAATAGCGAACTATTTGAAACTTCATAATATGTATTGCCCAAAATATTTATTATATTAACTATAGGAATTAATTTTTCTTTTGCCTCGTTTATACTTTCAAATATTTTGTCTCTATTTTCAATAATATTTTTTAATAAATTAAGAGTTTGATTTTCTACTTCTGTCATAAAAATTCCTCCTATTTTTATATTATACTTATATTTTAAATTGTCAATTATTTATATTAAATATTTAAATTTTATTTATTTAAAAATTTTACTTAAACTTAACCTTTTAATTCTAAATCTTTTAAATTTAGTTAAATTTTCAATTTCTTTTGGTAGATTTTTTATTTTATTACAATGACTTATCTCTAAATCTTTTAATTTAACTAAATTTATAATCTCTTTTGGAAATTCTTTTAAGTTATCTCCACGATTTATTTCTAAACGCTCAAGCCTAACTAAATTTACAATTTCTTTAGGAAATTTTGTTAAATTATTTAGCCATAAAGTAAAATCTTTAAGTTTTTTTAAATTTCCTATCTCTTTAGGCAATACTTTTAAACTTTTAGAACCTATAAGAATATATTCAAGTTTGATAAAATTACCAATTTCTTTTGGCAGTCTATCTAATTTATCGCACCTTATTGTAAGTCTTTTAAGTTTAGTCAAATTTCCAATGTCTTTAGGCAATTCTTCTAAATTATTGCAGTTTATTAATAATTCTTTAAGATTAGTGAGATTGCATATTTCTTTAGGTAATTCTTTTAATTTGTGGCAACTTATTTCAAGCCTTTTAAGATTAGTCAAATTTCCAATTTCTTTTGGTAGTTTTTTAATTGTGCCTCCGACAATATAATCTCCAATAATAAGCTCTTCAAGATTAATCAAATTTTCTATCTCTTTAGGCAATACTTTTAAATTTCTCGAAAATATATAGAGTTTTTTAATATTTAATAATTTATTTCTATCTTTTGTTTGCAATTCTTTAATATCATATTTTTTAGCCCAATTATATAAATTATTAATTTCTTTTTTTGTTAAATTATTTTGCATTTTATTTCTCCTTAAAAATTCCACCAGCATTTAATTTTAGATTCTCTAATCAGATTGCCTATTTTTTTCGGAGTTTTCTTCAAGTTAGCGCAATATTGCATATCCAATTTTTCAAGTTTAGTCAAATTAATAATTTCTTTTGGTATCTCTTTTATTCCGTTTCCATGTAAATCAATCCGTTCAAGTTTAGGCATGCTTAATATTTCTTTAGGAAATTCTTTTAACTTATCGCTTCTTATATCGATTCCTTTAATTATTTTCAAATTTTCTATCTCTTTAGGAAGTCTTTCTAAATTAGAACAGTCTAATCCAAGACTGCGAAGTTTAGTAAAATTTCCTATACTTTTTGGCAATTCTTTTAAAACTTCAGAATCCATACTAAAATATTCCATTTTTAATAAATTGCCTATTTCTTCTGGAAGTTCTTTTAATTTATCGCAATACATTCTAACGCTATTAAGATTAATCAAGTTTCCAATCTCATGCGGTAATTCTTCTAAACTATCGCAATCTATTTCAAATCTTTTAAGATTAACCAAATCGCCAATTTCTTTGGGCAACTCTTTTAAGTTGGAAGAGAAAATATCAAATTCTTTGAGACTAATTAATTTCCCAATCTCTTTTGGTATTATTTTTAAATTTGAATTTTCGTTGAACGAATACTTTCCTAAACTAAATATTTTAAGATTGGCTAAATTTCCAATCTCGTTTGGTAAGTCTTTTAAATTTTCGCAATGTATATCAAGTTCTTGAAGGTTAGTTAAATTTCCAATTTCTTCAGGAATTTTTTCTAATTTCTCACACCATTCTATATTAAGTTTTTCGAGATTAACTAAATCGCCGATTTCTTTGGGGATATATTTCAAGTTTTTACAATGGTATATATTAAGATTTTTGAGTTTAGTTAAACCATTAATTTCTTTTGGAATATATTTTAAGTTTGCGCACCATATATTAAGAGTCTCGAGATTAATTAAACATTTAATTTCTTTTGGAATATTTTTTAATTTATTTAGAGCTATTTCTAATTCTTTAAGATTGATTAAATTTCCTATTTCTTTGGGAATATGTTTTAAGCTTTCGCACCAACTTATCTGAAGTTTTTCAAGATTAATTAAATCGAATAACTCTTTTGGAAGTTTCTTTGATTTGCGACAACAAATTGATAAATTTTTAAGATTGATTAATTTATATATATTTTTTGGCAAATATTTCATATTATCGCATGATATATGAAGTTCCTCAAGTTTTGTCAAATTAGATATTTCATTTGGCAATTCCGTTAAACTAGCTCGCCATATATTAAAATTTTTAAGATTAACTAAATTTTTTATATCTTTTGGAATTTCCGTTATTTCACAATTTATTTCAAGGTTTTCGAGATTTGGCAAATAAAATATTTCTTTAGGCAATTCTTTTAAACCTTTGCATCGCACTATTTTAAGAGTTTTAAGATTTTTTAAATTTCCAATTTCTTTAGGAATTCCGTTAAAATCTTCAAATTCGCTATCTATTTCTAAATATTCGAGATTAATTAAATTTCCGATTTCTTTAGGCAAACATTTTAAAATTTCAACGGCTATAGAAAGTTTTTTTAAGTTAATTAAGTTTTCTATTTCTGCTGGCAATTCTTTCATGTATCCGTTATCGCCATACATCTCTAGAGTCCTTAATTTAGATAGTTTTAATATTTCTTTTTGGAATTCAAATCCATCAAAATCAAATATTTCTAATTCGATATTTTTTATATTGTCTAAATCGTTTATTTTTTTATAATAACCTTTAAACTTATTAAAATAGATTAAACGAATATTTTCAAGATTTTTTAAGTTAAATATTTCTTTAGGAAATTCTATTAACTCCTCGCAATATATAAAATTAAGAGTTTTAAGTTTTGTTAAATTGCTTATTCCATCGGTAAATTCTGCCAAAGAATAGCAGTCTATATTAAGAGTTTCAAGATTAACCAAGTTGAAAATTTCTTTTGGCAGAGTTTTTATATCGGAAAATTCTATCGTAAGTTTTTTAAGATTAATTAATTTTTCAATATCTTTAGGAAATTCTTCCAAAGAATAGCAGTCTATATAAAAACTCTCGAGATTTGTAAGTTTGAAAATTTCGTTTGGCAAATAATCTATTTCATCAGAAACTATTTTAAGTTCTTTAATATCCAATATAATACTCAATATTTTTTCTTCTGTATCCAAATCTTCAATATTATACTTTTTCGCCCATTTGCATAAATTGTCGATTTCTTTTTTGGTTAAATTATTTATCATTTTATTTTCTACCATTTCTAATTTTTTTATCTCTCTACGAACTGACTTTGGCAACCCATCCATTGCTCTGAATTCCTCAAATATAGCGCCTTGTATGCTCATGCTGGCATAAATTTCAAATTTTATATCGCTTTCGTTGTTTGGGTTATATCTATCTATCGCTTCCAAAAGTCCGAAAGAACCTAAATATACTAAATCCTCATAATCCAAATTCTTAAAGCGTCCTTTTCCAATATTTCCTTTAATCTTATTAGCCGTATCTTCCAACAAATATTTATATTTAGTAATCAATGCTTCTCTTATTTGCGGAGATAAAGTTTTTTTATATTCTATCCAATATTCTTTTTCGTTTTCGTTAGTAATAATAATTTTATTTATATTATTGTTTTTCACTTTACTTTTCCTTTTATTTAATAAAAATTGTTTATATTAATTATAACATATAACTAGTATTATATAATGATACTAGTTATTTATATATTTTAAAAATTATAAAATTATTTTCTCATAAATTTTTTATACCATAAAGCTAATTCTTCATTGTTTAATAATTCTTTTTTAGTATAAAAGAAATGAATTTTGCCATCGCATTGCCAAGTCCACCAACCTTCTCCGTCTCTTTTATGCATTTGCAAAACGGTATTGTCGTCATAGTATTTCAAAATTAATCTATCTTTACGGCGAAAACATCTATTATAAGCTATTTTATCTTTTTTAGATGTATTGCCGCATACCCAATGAATAGGATTTTTTCTATAACTTTTTGACATAATAAACCCTTTATAATTTTAAACCCGCTTAATATTAATTAAACGAAGGGTATTATAAAAACTAAAATTAAATAGCCTATATTTATAATATATGCCATTTTTTAATCTTTTTTTTCTTTTATCACAATTTTTAATTCTACATCCTTATTTTCATTATTAGGACTATCGACAATATACTTTAATAGTTCCTTATTATTATTATTTTTAATATCAAATTCAACTTTAAATTCTGATAAATTCCATATCTCTTTAGGAAGCTCTTTTAAGTTAGAACATTTTATTTCTAACTTTTCAAGATTATTTAAATTCCCAATTTCTTTTGGAAGTTCATTTAAGTTGGGGCATGTTATATATAAATTTGTAAGATTATTTAAATTCCCAATCTCTTTAGGAAGTTCATTTAAGTTAGGGCATTCTATTTCTAACCTTCCAAGATTATTTAAATTCCCTATTTCTTTAGGAAGCTCTTTTAAGTTAGGACGTGTTATATGTAAATATTCAAGATTATTTAAATTCCCTATTTCTTTTGGAAGCTCTTTTAAGTTAGGACATCTTATTGTCAAACCTTCAAGATTATTTAAATTCCCTATTTCTTTAGGCAATTCAGTCAAGTCTTCTACCTCTATTCCGAGAAATTTAAGCCGATTAAGTTTAAAAACTTCCTTCGGAAGAGAATTTCTAGCAGCAATACCAGTAAGGTTTAAAATATCCTCTTTACTTTCTATATTTTCTTCATACACATAACGAGAATTTTGCTTTTCTTCAAGTTTTGTAGCCCAAAAATATAAATTATTAACATCTTCAAGCGTTAAATTATTTGCCATTTTATTTCTCCTGTTTTTAAGTTTAAATTTTATTGAGTTATTTTTTCTTTTAATAAATTATATAAATCAATTATTTTCTGTCCTATTTCTTCGGGTTTGTCTTTTTCAATATCTATATATAAAGTATAAATATATCCTCTATCTTCGTCTTCTTTATATTTATTGCTATCTTTACCAAGTATTTTTCCTATTTCGGTTTTAATCGGCTCTTCTCTTAACTTATTTGCAATGTTATTATTCGCAATTATATTTATAAATAAATGATAATCAACGATATAAATATTCTGTTCTAAAGTTATGCATAAATCCAAGTAGCCTATTATTGAAATAAGTATATTCCTTGACCATATACCGTTAAATTGTCCTTTAATACCTTCTTCATTATATAAGAGAGCGCCTTTCATATAATCTTCGCCTTTATCAGATTGAACTTTTTTAATAAATTCGCTTACCTTCGATGAATATTTTATATTGCCAGATATAAGCTCGAATTTTTTATCTATAATTACTCTTTGAGCATTTTCTAACAATTCATAAAATTTGTTTAATTTATCAAAGCTATCCTTTATCGTTTCTTCCTTATTTAATAAATTTTCAAAATATTTATTCTCTTCAAAAAAATTTTTAATTTTTTCTTTTTTCATGTTGTTCTCCTCGTTTGGATTAGTTATAATTTTTTCGTTATCTCTTATTTGAATTAATGCGGAATAAATCGATTGATATTTTTTATCGAATTTCAAAAACTCGTATTTATTTAAAATATCGTTTTCAATCCATTCGGCTATATCGCCGTGTGATAAATAATATATTTTATCTTTTAACTCTTCTTTTGTTTCTTTTGATATGCTATATTCTGACGCTTCATATTTCCATCTGGTTAAGTAAACTAAAAATATTTCTTTTTCTCCGTTATATCTATCGTTATAATAATCTAATAATTGATTTTCTTGGTCGCCCGCATTTATTTTGTTTTCAATTATTATTTCAAATTTATCGAATACGATTAATATGTCAATTCTTCTGCCGTCTTTAGTTTGAAATTCTCTATATACATTTTTAAATTTAGCGTTTTTAATTTTATCTTTATATTCATCGCCAACAATATATAAAGAAAAATCTTTTGCAAAATTTATTTCTTTATTATCATATTTAAATTTTATTTTAAGAATATTATGAAGTAAAGAACTATTTTTTACTTCGTCATAGGCGCAACCTAAAATATTTATTATATTAACCGTTGGAATAATTCTTTTCTTTGCCTCTTCAATATCTTTTTCAATTTTTTCTTTGTTTTCAATTAAACTTTTTAGCAAATCGATTTGTTTATCTTCTGCCATATAGCATACCTCCTTTATTAGATTTTAAACATTTGTAAAATTTTTTATGCATTTTTTACTCCTTAATAAAAATTTAAATTTATAAATATTCTTTAGTTTTTTCAATACAAAACATTGCTTTATAAGCATCCATTTCATCATCTACTTCTAAAAGAATGTCATCTTCTGTATTTGTTTTACTAATTCTTAATTTTAATAAATAATTGAAATCATGGAACTTTTTATATATTTCTAATATATCGGTAAGAGGCGCTAATACCATTATAGGATTTGTTTTTTGGTATGATTTTATCCATAATTTTTTATTAGTTATATATAATGTTCCTCTATACATTTCTCTAAATCTTCTATGTTCTTTATTGTCATAATATTCTGTAAGTCTTCTTATATCATCTATAATCAAAAAACAACCTTCGTCTTCTCCAAAAATATGGTCTAAATCGGTTTCTACAAAATATTTATTTTCTACATAGCCTACAATTTCATTATAAATTTCATCCACTTTTTCTTCTTCTGCACGTCTTCTTTCTTCATCATTTTCTATACGCTCTCTATTAATATCAAAATATCTAATTTTTTCTTCTAAAATTTTTCTTAATACATTATCTTTTTCCGCCCATTTTTCAATTCCATTTTTTAGAAATAAGATTTTATCGTCTATTCCATCGATTTTATTTAAATGAACTTCTATTACATTAGTATATAAAACTTTTATTTTTTCTCTATCTTTTCTTGACAATTTGCCAAATTCGTTTTGTAAATATAAAATTTCATCATCTATTCCTTCAATTTTTGCTAAATTATATTTAATTAAATTCATATATAAAAAATTTGTTTTTTCTCTATCTTTTCCTGATAATTTTGAAATTTCATTTTGTAAATATAAAATTTTGTCGTCTATTCCATCGATTTTATAAAAAATTAGATTAAATTTTCTTTCAAAATTAATCATTTTAATTTTTTTAATAGTTTTTATAAAATATAAAATAGATAATATAATGGTAATAAGACATATTGTTAATAAAAATATGCCAAATTCTTTCATATCTTCATCGCTATGTTTTAATAATGAGAAAGCTTCATAAGTTATTGGTAAAACTATTGAATATGTAATAAGCACAAAAGCAAATTTCTTCTCATAAGTGTCTTTTCTACGAAGTATAATTCTAAGAAATGTTAAATCAATTATAGCAAAAAGTATCATTTTAAATTCTGACTTCATACCAGATATTGCCCCTATATAAATTAACAAAGCGGCATATATTATTGACATTTTAGTAAATCCACGCATTTTAATTCTCCTTTTTTATTTATTAAAGTAGGTAAAAATTATTAATTTCTACCTACCGCATCCATTCAACTTTACTTATAAAGCTGGGGCATGTTTGCCTTTACTCGGTCCATCTGGATGTCTTGAGCAACTGCTGGCAGTTAAATTCCTCAAATCTGAGTATTTCTGTCCGCAATATTTGCAAATATATTGAGATTTCTCTCCTCCCTCGTAAAGCTTGTGTTTTCCCTTACTCGGTCCATCTGGATGTCTTGAGCAACTGTTAGCAGTCAAATTCCTAACATCGGAATATTTTTGCCCACAGTATTCGCAATAATAATTTGCCATTTTTTGTCTCCTTTTAATTTAAATTTTTTATTATATTATAACATATAACTAGTATCATACAGTGATACTTGTTTTTATTTTTCCCAAAAATATTTTGTATATAAAAATATGAATAAAAACATTTAATTGAATAAACGATTTTATTAAATATGAACTCAAAATAAATATAATAGTTTTTATAATTAATAAGTAAACATAAAATTTTAAAATGATGCTGAGCTGAGCTGAGCTGAGCTGCAGAATTTATTATTTTTTAGTATTTCATTTTTCTTTAACATAGTTAAAATTATACAATATCTTAAAAATAAGTCAAGCGTTTTATATAATTTATAATATTTTTATTCGCTTTAACGATTGTAATTATAATATTTTTAAAAATAAATTTCAACCGTTTTTATTGACTAATTAAGGTTTATAATTAATATATAAAGTCAAATTATTTATTCCGATAACGGCAAAAAAATTAATAAAATGCATTCTTTATTGATATTTTGCCGATAAAATATATAATAATTTATATGAATTATTTATTAGTATCTCAAATATCAAAAAAATGGAATATACCAGAAGACGCTAAAAAACCAAATCGTATAAATAAAAAATATTCTAAACCAAAAACATTGCTTGAAATACTTCAATTTGAAAAGAAAAATAAAATCGCAGGCGGAATATATCATAAAATTCAAATAGATTTAACATTTAATTCAAATCATATTGAAGGCAGTAAATTAACTATAGAGCAGACAAGATATATTTTTGAAACAAATACCATAGAAATTGGAAATCAAATATTAAACTCTGACGATATAATCGAAACGGCTAATCATTTTAAATGTATAGATGTAATAATAGAATCTGCCAAAAAAACTATATCGGAACAATTTATAAAAGAATTGCATAAAATATTAAAAAGCGGAACAAGTAGCGATAGACTTGATTGGTTTAAAGTAGGAGATTATAAAAAACTTCCAAACGAGGTTGGAGGCAAGGAAACTACAAAACCTAAAATTGTGGCGAAAGAAATAAAAAAACTTATCGATTGGTATAATTCGCTTTCGTTAATAACATTTGACGATATTTTAAATTTTCATTATAAATTTGAAATGATTCATCCTTTTCAAGACGGAAACGGACGCGTTGGAAGATTAATTATGTTTAAAGAATGTTTAAAACATAATATAGTTCCTTTCATTATAGACGATAATTTGAAACTATTTTATTATCGCGGTTTAAATGAATGGAAAAATGAGAAAGGTTATTTAAGAGATACATGTTTAACGGCTCAAGATAAATTTAAAACTTGGCTTGATTATTTTCAAATACCTTACAAGAATTAAAAATATTATAGATTAAAAAATTAAAATTTAGCGAGGTTATGATATGGGACCTAATCCGAATGAAATTTTTCCTAATCCGAAAATACCGAGTTTATGCTTTATCAAAAATGTTATTAAAAATCCAAATATAATTGTCGGAGAATATACTTATTATGACGACATTAACGGAGCGGAGAATTTTGAAAGTCATGTGACGCATCATTATGATTTTATAGGAGACAAACTTATCATAGGAAAATTTTGCGCTATTGCAAAAGGAATTGAATTTATAATGAATGGAGCAAATCATAGAATTAACGCAATTACCACATATCCTTTTAATATTATGGAAAACGGTTGGGAAAAAAGCGCGCCTTCTTTATCTGATTTAAAATTAAAAGGAGACACTATTATAGGCAACGATGTTTGGATAGGGCAAAATGTCACCGTCCTGCCCGCAGTTCATATAGGAGACGGTGCGATAATCGGAGCAAATTCAGTTGTGGCAAAAGATATTCCGCCTTATTCCGTTGCCGTTGGTAATCCTTGCGAAGTTAAAAGAAAAAGATTTGACGAAGATTTAATTGAATATTTGCTTAAAATTAAATGGTGGGATTGGAGCGCTGAAAAGATTTTTAAGAATATGGAAGCTTTATGCAGCGGAGATTTATCAAAAATTAAAAATATTATAGATTAACAAATTAAAATTTATCAAGGAAAAATAATGAGTAAATACGGACATTTATGGATGTATATTGATTTAATTTTTAAACAAACGAATAAAGAAAAAATTGAATTATCTTTTAATCAAATAAAAGACGCTACAGGTTTTGATATTGACCATTCTTTTTTAACTTATAAAAAAGAGCTTTTAGATTACGGTTATAAAGTTGAAAAAATAAAATTGAAAGATAAAATAATTATATTTTCAAAGTATAGATATTAATTTGTAAAGGAAAATTATTATGGATAATAAATGGGAAGAAATGTATATAGCCGCGAAAACCGTTCAAAATGAAAGAAAAATATCTAAATATGTAGAAGCGGGAACTGTCGCAGCTGCAATTCTATCGACAAAGAATAAAATATATACGGGAGTTTGTATAGATACATGCTCTACATTGGGAATATGCGCGGAAAGAAATGCGATTTTCAATATGATAACAAACGGAGAATATAAAATTAAAAGAGTTATTGCGATTATGCCAAACGAAGAAACGGGCGCGCCTTGTGGGGCTTGTCGAGAATTAATGGTTCAATTAATGCCTGACGATTATAAAGATATTGAAATTATGCTTGACTATAAAAATAAAAAAATTTTAAAGCTCGGAGAAATTACGCCAGAATGGTGGATATAAATAATAAGTAAATTATAAAATGAATTAGTTTATAATATTAATTAA
Protein-coding regions in this window:
- a CDS encoding leucine-rich repeat domain-containing protein, whose product is MKLRSENLEKLPNEIANFVNLKSLIISCDKLVKLPKEICNFSKLEDIEIACENLKELPHEIGNLKKLKYFTLWESNLKKFPKEFGNLINLEYFKIYSSYSLKEFPKELANFTKLIHLTIECYKMKELPREIGNLINLKSLHIKSANLKELPKEIKNLVNLERIDIIWDGYAKELPNEILNFEKLKFIEIKKLGFIYKSVGREYKIEKAKNKIKKNINKTKKG
- a CDS encoding leucine-rich repeat domain-containing protein; protein product: MQNNLTKKDIEKLNKWAKKYDIKELKTKDKNKLLDIKELTLGELSRAEKNFSYIPNEIFKLVNLKELYIKSINLKVLPKDIGNLINLEELTIGGFRGCKLKKLPKEIGKLTNLKKLEISCKKLNELPKELFNLTNLKEFEIKKRKFRKTS
- a CDS encoding PD-(D/E)XK nuclease family protein, producing MTEVENQTLNLLKNIIENRDKIFESINEAKEKLIPIVNIINILGNTYYEVSNSSLLYNILKIKFKYDNKEINFAKDFSEYIIKEKLGNDSVNINSSNISVYSEEHPSIESKRRMDLFIQSDNFEIIIENKIGAGDQPNQLQDYYSNRINENKIIKDNIFVVYLTRYGYKPSEFSIDKKLISDLEKENKIYYLSHDDMSNWIEDKILNNKEYEFLKEQKYQSIYSALIQIRDNEKFISKETEENKVEQKITEDFLNLKSLINEGEPIKDSFDKLNKFYELLENAQKVISNKRLNLVSRDIEYYSYIRKIVEEYKTNKGIYANIISKELVSYRFSSGDSYSLNIDIPIGKNNDIHIILDQRLDYHLCISVFSEKPDIINQLKYIDKIKNKITKILNNCIEGESSEYGSSWVYLKFIDTTKKDEAEDIADKIIELYEFLRDNIKLDNA
- a CDS encoding leucine-rich repeat domain-containing protein; translation: MQNNLTKKEINNLYNWAKKYDIKELQTKDRNKLLNIKKLYIFSRNLKVLPKEIENLINLEELIIGDYIVGGTIKKLPKEIGNLTNLKRLEISCHKLKELPKEICNLTNLKELLINCNNLEELPKDIGNLTKLKRLTIRCDKLDRLPKEIGNFIKLEYILIGSKSLKVLPKEIGNLKKLKDFTLWLNNLTKFPKEIVNLVRLERLEINRGDNLKEFPKEIINLVKLKDLEISHCNKIKNLPKEIENLTKFKRFRIKRLSLSKIFK
- a CDS encoding leucine-rich repeat domain-containing protein; the encoded protein is MKNNNINKIIITNENEKEYWIEYKKTLSPQIREALITKYKYLLEDTANKIKGNIGKGRFKNLDYEDLVYLGSFGLLEAIDRYNPNNESDIKFEIYASMSIQGAIFEEFRAMDGLPKSVRREIKKLEMVENKMINNLTKKEIDNLCKWAKKYNIEDLDTEEKILSIILDIKELKIVSDEIDYLPNEIFKLTNLESFYIDCYSLEEFPKDIEKLINLKKLTIEFSDIKTLPKEIFNLVNLETLNIDCYSLAEFTDGISNLTKLKTLNFIYCEELIEFPKEIFNLKNLENIRLIYFNKFKGYYKKINDLDNIKNIELEIFDFDGFEFQKEILKLSKLRTLEMYGDNGYMKELPAEIENLINLKKLSIAVEILKCLPKEIGNLINLEYLEIDSEFEDFNGIPKEIGNLKNLKTLKIVRCKGLKELPKEIFYLPNLENLEINCEITEIPKDIKNLVNLKNFNIWRASLTELPNEISNLTKLEELHISCDNMKYLPKNIYKLINLKNLSICCRKSKKLPKELFDLINLEKLQISWCESLKHIPKEIGNLINLKELEIALNKLKNIPKEIKCLINLETLNIWCANLKYIPKEINGLTKLKNLNIYHCKNLKYIPKEIGDLVNLEKLNIEWCEKLEKIPEEIGNLTNLQELDIHCENLKDLPNEIGNLANLKIFSLGKYSFNENSNLKIIPKEIGKLISLKEFDIFSSNLKELPKEIGDLVNLKRFEIDCDSLEELPHEIGNLINLNSVRMYCDKLKELPEEIGNLLKMEYFSMDSEVLKELPKSIGNFTKLRSLGLDCSNLERLPKEIENLKIIKGIDIRSDKLKEFPKEILSMPKLERIDLHGNGIKEIPKEIINLTKLEKLDMQYCANLKKTPKKIGNLIRESKIKCWWNF
- a CDS encoding leucine-rich repeat domain-containing protein; its protein translation is MANNLTLEDVNNLYFWATKLEEKQNSRYVYEENIESKEDILNLTGIAARNSLPKEVFKLNRLKFLGIEVEDLTELPKEIGNLNNLEGLTIRCPNLKELPKEIGNLNNLEYLHITRPNLKELPKEIGNLNNLGRLEIECPNLNELPKEIGNLNNLTNLYITCPNLNELPKEIGNLNNLEKLEIKCSNLKELPKEIWNLSEFKVEFDIKNNNNKELLKYIVDSPNNENKDVELKIVIKEKKD